From the genome of Papilio machaon chromosome 1, ilPapMach1.1, whole genome shotgun sequence:
aaagcttttataattttttatttacagattttaATGGGAAACTTTGACccaaatttaatatcaaccAGATGTACGGCATTTGAGTCATTGTTGAGTTTAATAGCCAATGAGTCACGGCTCAGGGATTCACCTGCGTCAATTGCATTTTTCCAAGAAGTGGAGCTAAAGGAAGCTAAGAGACTGATAGATGAAGGCAAGTTTGATCAGGCACTGTCCGTTTTGGAGAGCagctttaaattattgaataaggtaactttgttttatcattttaataccATGTTTAGTCTAGTATATACCATGTATATAAGGTATGAATGGTATGTAGCAtcaaatgtataattatatactttttttagaataagcatttcttttagtatattttagaTTGGCAAAGCCCATAGAGTAATAGAATAATTGTCCAATTTGAACTAGTTTCATGACACAatggataaatgtttttaattgttacttttacattatttgtgGTTGATATGACAatgtatagatatattttgcttaataattgataaataatgtGGTAATTTAGAGCATTACAAATGTTAGTGTTGGTCACATGAGTAGATAAAGCATGCTTTACTTGCTGGGTGTATTTATTGTGATAACAAACATGTTTTTCCAATGAATAACAGGATATGTTTAATATGATtggaaagtaatttaaattcaacccACATaccaatacaataaaatgttacgatttgttagtatttttttaaagtacaagATGGCAAACTAGAATGTGcacatttgttttgttaaaaatttccaTCAACATATTCAactattaattcaaaaattagtttgtttttgatgttgttttctttattataatcagGTGTATACTGACAGATCTCGCGTGGTTTTGAGCGTGTTATGTCGTATAGTAGCATGTGCAGGGGCGAGCGGCGGCGCGCTGGCTGGCCCGGTGGAACGCTGGGCTCAGCTTGCTCTAAAACGTTATGAAGCTGTCAGTGACTCGGACCTGTTGCTCATTTATGTACCACTGTTACATACTTGTATATCTATTTggtaagtattattatttaatttaagatattttgaatttaactaaattattattctatttactGGCACTTTGGACTCTAgtgataaagttaatattgGAATAACTTTCTTTGTGAGACAACATAAGAGGAAAGTAAGAGATTGAAGGTACAATTTTGTGTTGTAAACTGGTGTTGATTGGCGTATttcttaacaaataaaatgctttTCTTTCCCGGTAACATGATggaatgtacatttttaatataaaaactaattatatgtttatttaatttttttgcctataggaaaaaacatttgacttatgaatttgttttagtaattttttacgttaaattatagaaattacttataatattttatattcaatttcagGGAAACACTGGGAAAAGATAAATCTAAACTAATTGATGAGTTAAATGGTCTTCGCAAACGAGGTATGAAAGTGGACTCTGTTCCGAGTCTCATGGAGGCAGTTGAcaatctaattattatttaatatgatcATTTGTAAGTCAAATcgcttttatgtatataaaatcaaataattataaattgatatgATGTGATATTTAGGAActgcttatatttattaagtgaaACATTCTATTTCTAACCTCAAATATGAGTCAATTAATGTAATCCAACATTTTtgggttttatttttaatgctttaatatttaattatttttattttaatttctatttatattttttgagcatcttaattaaaaaaaagttgacacttatagtttttttataggcAGCCatgttatcttttaaaaataagccaTTTTTAGTCTATGTAACCTTTGATATGCAACTAAAGATATTCTCAATGCTTATTATGTGTGCCTAAACTTAATATCTAAGAttagtgttattatttaatatataaggaGAAATATGATTAAAACCATTTGATACATGATATTATAGGtacatttcttattaaaagaaTCTTTATTTGTGTGTTGCCAGTAGTTcgaatccaaaaaaaaaaaaaaaattaaaatttgtgcttttgcttattttattaatgatatcTAGTCGTCAACACATACTATCTTCtcagatataattattttttttaattaatgttatattaatttgactattaaataaactgtaataatgagatgaaataggAGTATGAAATACTGTATTCATAATTATGTTGTTTTCAATATAGTTTTAATGGTTCTTTACctcagaattaaataaaagtaagtcgTAAAGAACACGCTATGGGCTATCCAAGTATTTTGGAAACATGAATGACTAAAAAGAGTCATTAATcgaaaatctttaaataatttcttgatAAAATGATTCACTTCTGTATGTAAAAGCtgagatttatttatacaattttatttgaatgtatattagttgaaattttgtttgacatATGTGTATAggtaaattatgtattatttgagGATCTCTTAGACTCAGTAAAAACGACagaagtttattttgtatatttttatagtaattttatttttttgtaccgatcgcaaaatataatttaaaaaaaacttaaaatttggCAAATTAGATCTGATTTCTTGTGCTTTAGtgttaacatacaaaaatatttaacacgtAAACGTATAAGTAAAGTGATTAATCAAATAGTACCAATAAAAGGCAACAAAATAGACTTGAAACATAGAAATCAAAGTACAcattaaatgcataatatttttaatacactcatttaaaaaatagcaaattattgctaaattttattaaaaaggtgCATTTTTTGATGCAAGCAAAGAGTATAAGCTATTCCACTTGTATACATAAAAGTCAAATTGGCAGTGATTGTATAATTGGGGAATCTGGCGGTGTACCACCTTAATAGCTACAGTCGTTTGAACACGACGACGCGGAACAAAAACCAATAGGACGCGACTTTTAAATGTACGAAAAGAGATCGGTCAGTTGTACACAgctttttgcttttttattatttttactattaccTTGTCGTTTGCGCAACTCATTACCGCCTTATTGGTTATTTGTAAGGGGCTCTTGTTACAGCAAAAAAGGCAATTTATCTATAAGTGAAACACCTCGGATTTCCGCGACTGTACAAGGAAAATTTGTTACacttaaaactgtaaaaattatttattattattttaatgcgcttttattcaaatatttaataaaaatcgtgatatcatgaaaataaaaaaaatcatgttcagaacaaagattattttgcaatgttattaatttagtcGGACGGTCGTAACAAGTTAGATTGAATTTAATCAGACTGTGTAATGATCacaaaaattctataaaattatagatttttgtataatttgacAGCTACGTAATATTTGACGCTGCTAACGTTACAATATAacatgtgtattttttaatacgtcAATTGTATGTTATTGTGAAATCCCACCGgcgaaatatatttacaatcgAATTCAATGGAAGTGGGAAATTATGTGAAACCTATTTTAACATTACCTTCAATAAGTAATATCtccatatttattaatttaatgtcgtTGCTTTTAGACTTTTGTAGCCTCtatgatattatttatcaGCGAATATATTATGGTGactgatttataaatttatagattatactagaaaataaatatatttataactttaattgttgtttcattttcctttaattatGCGTAAAggattaatttactttacctTCGATTTATTCACCTTTCTAATCTTTGGTAGTAACCTAATTTAAACAAgagcttttaaattttttaaaatttctaccacagataatataaaGCTACAAATCTTTAATCGAAATATCAATCatca
Proteins encoded in this window:
- the LOC106719940 gene encoding sorting nexin-20, with the translated sequence MLRFEIVSSRTVEGEDKDKKFVAYMLQVRQDVTDSMAFDPDPANVERRYTDFLCLYNGLKKDFPALLNNVTFPRKILMGNFDPNLISTRCTAFESLLSLIANESRLRDSPASIAFFQEVELKEAKRLIDEGKFDQALSVLESSFKLLNKVYTDRSRVVLSVLCRIVACAGASGGALAGPVERWAQLALKRYEAVSDSDLLLIYVPLLHTCISIWETLGKDKSKLIDELNGLRKRGMKVDSVPSLMEAVDNLIII